One Cicer arietinum cultivar CDC Frontier isolate Library 1 chromosome 8, Cicar.CDCFrontier_v2.0, whole genome shotgun sequence DNA segment encodes these proteins:
- the LOC140919078 gene encoding uncharacterized protein, giving the protein MSTCVACYFGLLDLSGVFPNNAIAHSNQFDGLFPYAQNISKANRERASNPKHPYKKSRMGYARLEQKIRKDTQADQPLGRHILWKEARVNKEGVVDNENVKKVVELCETIEQSSETQEGNKDTCRDILGKVFNVPEYSGRVRGKGFGVTPKSFFPQEKRQKPSNEEVLEKLRILSEQVALLVNTNKDKQLPVQLQPEIQMESETGSCNVGLKNIVSLNKEEAKDIRWFCKLAKRKLGDGCKVSIWLDIWIGKTSLKDLFLRKFA; this is encoded by the exons ATGTCGACTTGTGTGGCATGCTATTTTGGATTGTTAGATTTATCTGGTGTGTTTCCAAACAATGCAATCGCTCATAGTAATCAATTTGATGGTCTTTTTCCATATGCACAG aatattagtaaggcaaatcgcgaacgggcaagcaacccaaaacacccatacaagaaatcacgtatgggatatgcacgccttgaacaaaaaatt agaaaagacacccaagccgatcaacccttgggtcgtcatatcttatggaaggaagcgcgtgttaacaaagaaggagtggttgataatgaaaatgtcaagaaagttgtagaactttgt gaaactattgaacaaagttctgaaactcaagagggcaacaaggatacgtgcagggacattcttgggaaagtgtttaatgtccctgagtattccggtcgagtgagggggaaaggatttggcgtaactcccaaaagcttttttcctcaagagaagcgccaaaaaccttccaacgaggaagtattagagaagctcagaatcttatcggagcaagtggcactcttggtgaatacgaataaagacaagcaacttccggttcagctccaacctgaaatacaaatggagagtgaaaccgggagttgcaacgtcggtttgaaga ATATTGTGTCTCTCAACAAAGAGGAAGCAAAGGACATTCGTTGGTTTTGTAAGTTGGCCAAAAGGAAATTGGGGGATGGGTGTAAGGTGAGTATTTGGCTTGATATTTGGATAGGTAAAACATCTCTTAAAGACTTGTTTCTACGGAAGTTTGCATAG